Proteins co-encoded in one Rudaeicoccus suwonensis genomic window:
- the fdhA gene encoding formaldehyde dehydrogenase, glutathione-independent has protein sequence MPTNRVVVYKGAGQVAVEDIDYPALELPDDVAAGMSLKKQAPHAVVLKLVTTNICGSDQHMVRGRTTAPIGQTLGHEITGEVVELGDDVLFVKKGDICSVPFNIACGRCRMCNEGKTGICLNVNPARAGAAYGYVDMGGWIGGQAEYVMVPYADFNLLPFPDREQALEKIMDLTMLSDIFPTGYHGAYTAGVTTGSTVYVAGAGPVGLAAAHAAQLLGASVVVVGDMNADRLAQARSFGCETVDLSSGGDLADLVEQAIGEREVDAAVDAVGFEARGHGADADEAPATVLNDCMSLARAGAGIGIPGLYVTGDPGASDDNAKEGTLGVRLGLGWAKSHSFMTGQCPVKKYNRQLMNLILRDKAQIAKAVNATKITLDEAPAGYADFDKGAAKKFVIDPHGMVA, from the coding sequence ATGCCCACCAACAGAGTTGTGGTCTACAAGGGCGCCGGTCAGGTCGCCGTCGAAGACATCGATTACCCGGCACTGGAACTGCCGGACGACGTAGCCGCCGGGATGAGCCTGAAGAAACAGGCGCCGCACGCCGTGGTCCTCAAACTGGTCACGACCAACATCTGCGGCAGCGATCAGCATATGGTCCGCGGGCGGACGACGGCCCCGATCGGTCAGACCCTCGGCCACGAGATCACTGGCGAGGTCGTCGAACTCGGTGACGACGTGCTGTTCGTCAAGAAGGGCGACATCTGCTCGGTGCCGTTCAACATCGCATGCGGCCGCTGCCGCATGTGCAACGAGGGCAAGACCGGCATCTGCCTCAACGTGAACCCGGCCAGGGCCGGCGCGGCATACGGCTATGTCGACATGGGCGGCTGGATCGGCGGGCAGGCGGAATACGTCATGGTGCCGTATGCCGACTTCAACCTGCTGCCTTTCCCCGATCGCGAGCAGGCGCTGGAGAAGATCATGGATCTGACGATGTTGTCGGACATCTTCCCCACCGGCTACCACGGCGCCTACACCGCGGGCGTGACGACCGGTTCCACCGTGTATGTCGCAGGCGCCGGTCCGGTCGGTCTGGCTGCTGCGCATGCGGCCCAGTTGCTCGGCGCATCGGTGGTGGTCGTCGGTGACATGAACGCCGACCGGCTCGCGCAGGCGCGTAGTTTCGGTTGCGAGACGGTCGACCTGTCCAGTGGTGGCGATCTCGCCGATCTGGTCGAGCAGGCCATCGGCGAGCGCGAGGTCGATGCAGCCGTCGACGCCGTCGGCTTCGAGGCCCGCGGTCACGGAGCGGATGCCGACGAGGCACCTGCGACCGTGCTCAACGACTGTATGTCGCTGGCTCGTGCCGGCGCGGGCATCGGCATACCGGGGCTCTATGTCACCGGCGACCCGGGCGCCTCCGACGACAACGCCAAGGAGGGCACGCTCGGTGTGCGTCTCGGCCTGGGCTGGGCCAAGTCGCACTCGTTCATGACCGGTCAGTGCCCGGTGAAGAAGTACAACCGCCAGTTGATGAACCTGATCCTGCGCGACAAGGCGCAGATCGCCAAGGCCGTCAACGCCACGAAGATCACTCTCGACGAGGCGCCGGCGGGATATGCCGACTTCGACAAGGGTGCGGCGAAGAAGTTCGTCATCGACCCACATGGCATGGTCGCCTGA